The proteins below are encoded in one region of Drosophila santomea strain STO CAGO 1482 chromosome 3R, Prin_Dsan_1.1, whole genome shotgun sequence:
- the LOC120453606 gene encoding lipase member H has product MGSLTEMHLLRWSLWTWLLLLGAVGMDASVDYFAYAPGKCELSISNVIQDMITTEAGLILGRPRPSQTKLLRYDLYTPLNPEERQLLRPGDLTMLRNSHFNPKWPVRVSIHGWAGKSVTCSNAAIKDAYLSRGNYNVIILDWSRQALDISYPRVSKQLPSIAGNVAKLLRFLHDNTGVPYEQIYLIGHSAGSHISGLTGKLLRPQRLGAIFALDPAGLTQLSLGPEDRLDVNDALYVESIHTDLTLLGNPSTKLSHASFFANWGLGQPHCPNATATEFDFVCDHFAAMFYFAESVRLPKSFAALRCSSAKSVLSATCNCNVGGSGKYAVQTCTGNEFMGGEPAVPKRGIFYLSTRPQSPYGSGDGLVHVKRPRPSTVRETANRRPFG; this is encoded by the exons ATGGGATCGTTAACGGAAATGCATTTATTACGCTGGTCGCTGTGGAcgtggctgctgctccttggcgCAGTGGGAA TGGATGCGTCTGTTGACTACTTCGCCTATGCTCCCGGCAAGTGCGAGTTATCCATTTCGAATGTGATCCAGGACATGATTACCACTGAGGCTGGCCTTATCCTCGGAAGGCCACGTCCCTCGCAAACAAAGCTGCTGCGATACGATCTTTATACGCCCCTTAATCCCGAGGAGCGTCAATTACTGCGACCAGGCGATCTAACCATGCTAAGGAACTCGCATTTCAACCCCAAATGGCCAGTTAG GGTTTCCATTCATGGATGGGCGGGAAAGAGTGTCACCTGCTCGAATGCCGCCATCAAGGATGCCTACCTATCCCGGGGCAATTACAACGTAATAATTCTGGACTGGAGTCGCCAGGCGTTGGACATCAGCTATCCACGTGTGTCAAAGCAGCTCCCATCGATAGCTGGCAATGTGGCCAAATTGCTGAGGTTCCTCCATGACAACACAGGAGTACCCTACGAGCAAATCTATTTGATTGGCCACAGCGCCGGGAGTCACATCTCTGGATTGACTGGCAAGCTGTTAAGGCCGCAGCGCTTGGGTGCCATTTTTGCCCTGGATCCCGCTGGCCTCACTCAACTCAGCCTGGGACCCGAGGACAGGCTGGATGTCAACGATGCCTTGTATGTGGAGTCAATTCACACGGATCTAACGCTTCTCGGCAATCCGAGTACCAAGCTCAGTCACGCCTCCTTCTTTGCCAACTGGGGCCTCGGGCAGCCACATTGTCCCAACGCCACGGCCACGGAGTTCGATTTTGTCTGCGACCACTTTGCGGCCATGTTCTACTTTGCCGAGTCAGTCCGTCTGCCGAAATCATTTGCCGCCTTGCGCTGCAGCTCAGCGAAATCGGTGCTCTCGGCCACCTGCAACTGCAACGTCGGAGGCAGCGGAAAATATGCAGTCCAAACATGCACCGGCAACGAGTTCATGGGCGGTGAGCCGGCGGTCCCCAAAAGAGGTATCTTTTATCTGAGCACGCGGCCCCAGTCTCCGTACGGCTCCGGCGATGGGCTGGTTCACGTCAAAAGACCCCGGCCGTCCACTGTTCGGGAGACGGCAAACCGACGCCCATTTGGCTAG
- the LOC120453604 gene encoding unconventional myosin-XVIIIa isoform X11 encodes MWSDKSAVCLPSTGNASAAASFRNSAQILSLFCGEGQEDLVEPQPILGLLTIGCAIACVRLILFRSGVLSDLEAKRDVLLSDRIIQLQAFCRGYLARKKMSQRRVQELAVRCIQRNVKAFLAVRDWPWWRLLVRVTPLLNVHRTEEQLKTANEELLMLRAKLEKIECDRSEVKAENQKLEAKLSELTVDLAEERSTAHIATERLEAETAERLKLEKELGDQANKVKNLQETTEKLEMELICAKSDLNGISEDEDAENEDGVGGGVYKLKYERVARELEFTKRRLHTQHEHDLEQLVGLKKQLEKKLSDAYEEVEEQRQVVGQWKRKAQKMTNEMNDLRMLLEEQNARNNLLEKKQRKFDAECQSLQDASRQERQAKERYGREKDVLQAEKFTLEQTLADTRLDLDLKEEKLASLQRELEEMTFGGGTEEEFAQLRRSKNETERRAKEQEEELDEMAGQIQLLEQAKLRLEMTLETMRKEARRESQQRDEELEEVRGNGYKKIKALECQLETEHEERTLLLREKHELERRLSSMEDRDRVDRDADEALNQKLRRDLRKYKALLKDAQTQLERLKADTPGKTLIRQLRNQLEDAESARSLAMKARQTAEAELTEVQAMFEESHRARNDAEERANAAHRDRAELQAQIEENEEELGELMKKYSATVKQLNTEQINVSEAEFKLNEMEAERNNLKEQVAELQHRLDNVENLGDPSMAMMSKRLELRTKELESRLELEQATRARLEVQVNRHKEALEKLQNEVTQSKMREMQAQDVIKKSQKSLRDMREEFHAVSSREQESLTRRKDLEKKMEQMESEGAALKNDLRLALQRIADLQQAMEEEGEEELSESDESLSSVGSISDLEDRLRPVNVKRRSQQSLNGSIGGGGGSVVSSTRTVVFEKDDNSPRYADNEVNSNSRKQHKH; translated from the exons ATGTGGTCGGATAAAAGCGCAGTTTGTTTGCCGTCGACTGGCAACGCGAGTGCCGCCGCATCATTTCGCAACAGTGCTCAAATCCTGAGCCTATTCTGTGGCGAGGGACAGGAGGATTTGGTGGAGCCGCAGCCAATCCTGGGACTGCTCACCATCGGCTGTGCCATCGCTTGCGTCCGCCTT ATCCTCTTCCGCTCAGGAGTCCTTAGTGATCTGGAAGCCAAGCGCGATGTCCTGCTCTCAGATCGCATTATACAGCTGCAAGCTTTCTGCCGCGGCTATTTGGCCCGCAAGAAGATGTCCCAACGACGAGTTCAG GAACTGGCAGTGCGATGCATTCAACGCAATGTGAAGGCATTCCTTGCCGTTCGCGACTGGCCTTGGTGGCGTCTCCTGGTGCGGGTCACTCCCCTGCTCAACGTTCATCGCACCGAGGAGCAGCTGAAGACGGCTAACGAGGAGCTGCTAATGCTGCGAGCCAAGCTGGAAAAGATCGAGTGTGATCGCAGCGAGGTCAAGGCGGAAAACCAAAAGCTGGAAGCCAAG CTATCCGAGCTGACGGTGGACCTGGCCGAGGAGCGATCTACGGCTCATATAGCCACCGAGCGGCTGGAGGCGGAAACCGCCGAACGTTtgaagctggagaaggagcTGGGTGATCAAGCCAACAAGGTGAAGAATCTTCAGGAGACGACGGAGAAGCTGGAAATGGAGCTAATATGCGCCAAGTCCGATCTGAATGGCATCTCTGAGGACGAGGATGCAGAGAACGAGGATGGTGTCGGCGGCGGGGTCTACAAGCTGAAGTACGAGCGGGTGGCCAGGGAGCTGGAGTTCACCAAAAGGCGATTGCACACGCAGCATGAGCACGATCTGGAACAGCTGGTCGGGCTTAAGAAGCAATTGGAGAAGAAG CTTTCCGATGCCTACGAAGAAGTTGAGGAGCAACGTCAGGTTGTGGGCCAATGGAAGCGCAAGGCACAGAAGATGACCAACGAGATGAACGATCTGCGCATGCTGCTCGAGGAGCAAAATGCGCGCAACAATTTGCTCGAgaagaagcagcgcaagttcgATGCCGAGTGCCAGTCCCTGCAGGACGCGTCGCGTCAGGAGCGGCAGGCCAAGGAGCGCTACGGTCGCGAAAAGGACGTCCTGCAGGCCGAGAAGTTCACGCTGGAGCAAACGCTGGCG GACACCCGTCTGGATCTTGACCTCAAAGAGGAGAAACTTGCATCACTGCAGCGCGAGCTGGAGGAGATGACCTTTGGTGGTGGCACCGAAGAGGAGTTCGCCCAACTGCGGCGCTCCAAGAATGAAACAGAGCGTCGCgccaaggagcaggaggaggagctggacgAGATGGCCGGACAGATACAGCTGCTCGAGCAAGCAAAGCTTCGCCTGGAAATGACTCTGGAAACAATGCGCAAGGAAGCGCGCCGTGAGTCGCAGCAGCGCGACGAAGAGCTGGAAGAAGTGCGCGGTAACGGCTACAAGAAGATTAAAGCCCTTGAGTGTCAGCTGGAAACTGAGCACGAGGAGCGTACTCTGCTGCTGCGCGAAAAGCACGAGCTGGAGCGGCGACTCTCCTCCATGGAGGATCGCGATCGTGTTGATCGCGACGCCGATGAAGCGCTCAACCAAAAACTGCGACGGGATCTTCGCAAATACAAGGCCCTGCTCAAGGACGCCCAGACACAGTTGGAGCGTCTTAAGGCTGACACTCCTGGCAAGACGCTTATAAGACAGCTGCGTAACCAACTGGAGGATGCCGAGTCTGCTCGTTCCCTGGCTATGAAAGCGCGACAAACAGCGGAAGCAGAACTTACTGAAGTACAGGCCATGTTCGAGGAGTCGCATCGAGCTAGGAATGACGCTGAAGAGCGAGCCAATGCGGCACACAGAGATCGGGCTGAGCTGCAGGCCCAGATTGAGGAGAACGAAGAGGAGCTGGGCGAGCTGATGAAGAAGTACAGTGCCACAGTAAAGCAACTGAACACAGAGCAGATCAACGTATCCGAGGCTGAGTTTAAACTCAATGAAATGGAGGCAGAGCGCAATAACCTCAAGGAGCAGGTGGCCGAGCTGCAACACCGTCTGGACAACGTTGAGAACTTAGGGGATCCATCTATGGCCATGATGTCTAAGCG ACTGGAGCTGCGCACCAAGGAATTAGAATCCCGGCTGGAACTAGAGCAGGCCACTCGGGCTCGTCTTGAAGTGCAGGTAAACCGTCACAAAGAGGCCCTGGAAAAACTGCAGAACGAGGTGACGCAGTCAAAGATGCGTGAGATGCAGGCCCAGGATGTAATCAAAAAATCGCAAAAGAGTCTGCGCGACATGCGCGAAGAGTTCCACGCCGTCTCCAGTCGCGAGCAGGAGTCGCTCACGCGGCGCAAGGACCTCGAGAAGAAGATGGAGCAAATGGAGTCGGAGGGAGCGGCGCTTAAGAACGATCTGCGACTGGCTTTACAGCGAATAGCTGATTTACAGCAGGCTATGGAGGAAGAGGGCGAGGAGGAGCTCAGCGAGAG TGATGAAAGTCTCAGCTCGGTGGGCTCTATCAGTGATCTGGAGGATCGACTGCGGCCAGTTAATGTGAAACGCAGGTCACAGCAGTCCTTGAACGGCAGCAtcggcggcggaggcggcaGCGTTGTCAGCTCCACCCGCACCGTGGTGTTTGAAAAGGACGACAACAGCCCGAGGTACGCTGATAACGAAGTCAACTCGAACAGCAGAAAGCAGCACAAGCATTAA
- the LOC120453605 gene encoding uncharacterized protein LOC120453605 gives MQSQHLAWTWSRAASVWPIQLRRRARRENTLPHPRAPVAAAPAVKVVASQSPSSIEKETAIYCEIICTFTRRCRQSLDHWTIALHNSAMYKHTVKSKLSQVRSNPPALAAATPTTPKHGLGAGKKFFSHIRHKIEDNLTPKLSGKLYCKGSKHTRSMSAISTVDGGCVGGKYTPKVVPTSPVPLQMSSQMSSSVCTYVDSDEESHLSLSLNLAQQSLEDEIFAELEKVAHDESKLSEVLQSFDHILSEYPPLEGIMLASQEELPAPPAEFSDRQPMLSKSHSTLSMGRPRMQVYQSPELAGSVLLLRGAGGDSRYNSLSDLSGSRIPVRKQSSLRKRSESFCLEQPIYSRTSSKQRTRSMLTLNTTAPAGAAIPTAVAMPKRANSSLEKRHITARPTARRSNSTLKPEGVKTKSPNANSDELLVKCLAKGQDILRQVESMSAKPKRSTSRGVTKEHSQLVKNKKKLQKLHYANEEKMGRPKLESCKIIPPKLGETSDKNQELLVKVVQDAKIAPAPNMKKPTKEIRAEQEEDSDDSGHISNTQLSTSTSNSTGSLCESEGDEAEEQPPDAKCCTKSNKIAELLQKFEAAAAAGKKSATAASNCPTVVASKVVAQVQAVRCIQTQVEIYPTYTKEVTMRLH, from the coding sequence ATGCAGAGCCAGCATTTGGCTTGGACTTGGTCTCGGGCTGCGTCTGTTTGGCCAATTCAGTTGCGTCGCCGAGCCCGAAGAGAAAACACCTTACCACATCCGAGAGCACCAGTAGCTGCCGCCCCAGCCGTGAAAGTGGTGGCCAGTCAGTCGCCTTCGAGTATCGAAAAGGAAACTGCAATTTATTGCGAAATTATATGCACTTTTACTCGCCGTTGTCGCCAGTCGCTGGACCATTGGACCATTGCTTTACATAATTCCGCAATGTACAAGCACACGGTCAAGTCCAAGTTGAGCCAGGTGCGCAGTAACCCGCCGGCCCTtgccgctgccacgcccactaccCCCAAGCACGGATTGGGGGCGGGCAAGAAGTTCTTCTCCCACATTCGCCACAAAATCGAGGATAATCTAACGCCCAAGCTGAGTGGAAAACTGTATTGCAAGGGCAGCAAGCACACCAGATCCATGAGTGCAATCAGCACGGTAGATGGCGGATGTGTAGGTGGGAAGTACACGCCCAAGGTGGTGCCCACAAGTCCCGTCCCGTTGCAAATGTCCAGCCAGATGAGCAGCAGTGTGTGCACCTATGTGGACAGCGATGAGGAAAGTCACTTGAGCCTGAGTCTCAATTTGGCACAGCAGTCGTTGGAGGATGAGATATTCGCGGAGCTGGAGAAGGTGGCTCACGATGAGAGCAAACTGAGCGAGGTGCTTCAAAGCTTTGATCACATACTAAGCGAGTATCCACCGTTGGAGGGAATTATGCTAGCTTCTCAGGAGGAGCTGCCCGCTCCACCAGCGGAGTTCAGCGATCGCCAGCCAATGTTGTCCAAGTCACACAGTACACTGAGCATGGGCAGGCCCAGGATGCAGGTCTACCAGTCCCCGGAACTGGCAGGATCAGTGTTGCTACTACGGGGAGCAGGAGGCGATTCCAGATACAACTCCCTGAGTGATCTTAGTGGCAGCAGGATACCGGTGCGCAAACAATCGAGTCTTCGCAAACGCAGCGAAAGTTTTTGCCTGGAGCAACCGATTTACTCCAGGACATCCAGTAAGCAACGCACTCGGTCCATGCTGACCCTAAATACTACTGCACCTGCTGGAGCAGCCATTCCAACTGCTGTAGCCATGCCCAAGCGAGCCAACTCCAGCCTGGAGAAGAGGCACATAACCGCCAGACCGACGGCCAGGAGATCCAACTCCACTCTGAAACCGGAAGGGGTAAAGACAAAGTCTCCCAATGCAAATAGCGATGAACTGCTCGTGAAGTGTTTGGCCAAGGGTCAGGATATCTTGCGGCAGGTGGAGAGCATGAGTGCCAAGCCCAAAAGGAGCACTAGTCGAGGAGTAACTAAGGAGCACTCGCAGTTGGTGAAGAACAAGAAGAAGCTACAGAAGCTGCACTACGCCAACGAGGAGAAGATGGGCAGACCCAAACTGGAGTCCTGCAAGATTATACCCCCGAAGTTGGGAGAAACCTCCGACAAAAATCAGGAACTACTCGTTAAAGTGGTCCAGGATGCAAAGATCGCACCAGCACCGAATATGAAGAAACCCACTAAGGAAATCCGCGCAGAGCAAGAAGAGGATTCGGATGATTCGGGACACATAAGCAACACCCAGCTCTCTACATCCACGAGTAACTCCACCGGTAGTCTTTGTGAATCGGAAGGCGATGAAGCGGAGGAACAACCGCCGGATGCAAAATGCTGTACCAAATCCAACAAGATCGCGGAGCTTTTACAGAAATTCGAGGCAGCTGCGGCGGCTGGCAAAAAAAGTGCCACCGCCGCGTCGAACTGCCCCACTGTGGTGGCCAGCAAGGTGGTGGCCCAGGTGCAAGCTGTGCGCTGCATCCAGACACAGGTGGAGATCTATCCCACCTACACAAAAGAGGTAACTATGCGGCTGCACTGA